A window from Drosophila yakuba strain Tai18E2 chromosome 3L, Prin_Dyak_Tai18E2_2.1, whole genome shotgun sequence encodes these proteins:
- the LOC6533279 gene encoding Down syndrome cell adhesion molecule-like protein Dscam2 isoform X11, with translation MWISSRFYVILLLLNLDATCSEPFEAHLRGPGFVMEPPGRVEFSNSSGGWLDCSASGSPQPTVDWVHADGSAVTEIHGVRRVLRNGTLVLMPFAAAAYHQDVHNTIYRCIASNSVGRIVSRDVQVRAVVAQAYKVDVEVLSAARGCTAILRCVVPTFVKELVRVVSWVHEPAIYIYPSLQGDGKFHLLPTGELLIHNLQESDESQSFRCRSMHRLTRQVVVSSPTRLRINSHRGIISPSVVEHTAHVQVSQDEGAVLLCVAQGCPSPEYSWFTHNGAGPLPVLSGPRVRLLGPILAIEAVTGEDSGVYKCTAGNVGGEASAELRLTVATPIQVEISPNVLSVHMGGTAEFRCLVTSNGSPVGMQNILWYKDGRQLPSSGRVEDTLVVPRVSRENRGMYQCVVRRPEGDTFQATAELQLGDAPPVLLYSFIEQTLQPGPAVSLKCSAAGNPTPQISWTLDGFPLPSNGRFMIGQYITVHGDVISHVNISHVMVEDGGEYACNAENRAGRVQHAARLNIYGLPYIRLIPKVTAVSGETLNLKCPVAGYPIEEIHWERGGRELPDDIRQRVQPDGSLTISPVQKNSDSGVYTCWARNKQGHSARRSGEVTVIVPPSIEPFAFQEGLAEGMRTRTVCGVSRGDPPLKLTWLKDGDPLPDLLGANVTMLDQYSSLLSIPSLSATHSGEYTCVAKNPAAEIKYTALLQVKVPPRWIVEPVDANVERNRHIMLHCQAQGVPTPSIVWKKATGSKSGEYEEVRERPFTKLLGNGSLLLQHVKEDREGFYLCQANNGIGTGIGKVIQLKVNSSPYFSSTSRSVMVKKGDTALLQCAVSGDKPINIVWMRSGKNTLNPSTNYKISVKQEATPDGVSAELQIRTVDATDSGPYFCRASNLYGNDQQLVQLQVQEPPLPPSVLEAAMISSRSVNIKWQPKTLGTGDVTKYIVEFREADPLFVDQWQQIEVKDPPHFNAMIENLKPATRYAFRVIAEGSAGRSAPSQELIVRTEPQRPAGPPLSLSARPLSSTELLISWVAPLPELRHGDIQGYNVGYKLSSSGNTAYNFTSVSGDGDGGNGELLLSGLAKFARYTVVVQAFNQVGPGPLSEPTAAQTMEDVPSRPPEDVRCAALSSQSLQVSWQPPPIYHTNGLLQGYKLIFEPIIDDIQPSKDEVESRKTTALTMVLTGLRKYTNYSIQVLAHTRMGDGVVSKPLFCHSEEDVPEAPADIKVVSSSSQSLYISWLPPNEPNGVITKYSLYTRVVNGREELNNEKRSLPSQQAYYEAKGLHPHMEYQFWVTASTRVGEGKSSRVSSQITTNRIPARIISFGGPVVRPWRSTVTLPCTAVGKPKREWFKSDVALRQGGLHNSQLLDSGDLIISSLQLADGGNYSCQVDNGIGTDRLTHTLMVQVPPTAPVLYVTSATSSSILMHWKCGFTGNAPITGYTLFYRRANGNTDEMQLSRHASSHELKGLMCGSTYQIHLSAQNKVGTSPTSTILHVRTQGQSPGHPASTALLAPNSTSLLVRLHSWPDNGCPLLYFVLQYRAVTEDPDAEWVLVSNALKPQRRIVVNNLQPSTLYQLRMEAHNVAGISQAEFNFVTLTKDGDPPPPEIMHRGHGGQTNVIFANINLLIPTIAAVSGMFCTIIMIIVCYRHMLKNAPPLAEQSQIQKESLENRANSEAAQRERYYATIHKVSMQNNDKIPETSEDISPYATFQLSEAGGNMSQPHHGGPANTLLHSFMYHERALAEGCSSPPPAASKNRRRHSRKTEPESEESESDQDQLTSSRTESSNQHEGKIKHNSRLIQHFPNHNISITYL, from the exons ATGCCACCTGCAGTGAACCGTTCGAAGCCCACCTGCGCGGTCCCGGATTCGTGATGGAGCCACCTGGTCGGGTGGAGTTCTCGAACTCCTCCGGCGGCTGGCTGGACTGCTCGGCCTCCGGAAGTCCGCAGCCGACGGTCGACTGGGTGCACGCGGATGGTTCGGCGGTGACCGAGATCCATGGGGTGCGACGTGTCCTGCGGAACGGGACGCTCGTCCTGATGCCGttcgccgccgccgcctaCCACCAGGATGTGCACAACACGATCTATCGCTGCATTGCCAGCAATTCGGTGGGTCGCATCGTCTCGCGGGACGTGCAAGTGAGGGCGG TTGTGGCCCAGGCCTACAAGGTGGACGTGGAGGTGCTGTCTGCCGCGCGGGGATGCACCGCCATTCTGCGCTGCGTGGTGCCCACGTTCGTCAAGGAATTGGTACGAGTGGTCTCGTGGGTTCATGAACCCGCTATCTACATCTATCCCTCGTTGCAAGGCG ATGGCAAATTCCACTTGCTGCCCACCGGCGAGCTGCTCATCCACAATCTGCAGGAGAGCGATGAGTCGCAGTCCTTCCGCTGCCGCAGCATGCACCGCCTCACCCGCCAGGTGGTCGTCAGTTCACCCACCCGACTGCGTATTAATT CGCATCGCGGCATCATTTCGCCCAGCGTGGTGGAGCACACGGCTCATGTGCAGGTGTCGCAGGACGAGGGCGCGGTGCTCCTGTGCGTCGCTCAGGGCTGTCCTTCGCCCGAATACAG CTGGTTCACCCACAATGGAGCCGGACCCCTGCCCGTACTAAGTGGTCCTCGTGTCCGACTGCTCGGTCCCATTCTGGCCATTGAGGCCGTGACTGGCGAGGATTCCGGCGTCTACAAGTGCACGGCCGGCAATGTGGGCGGCGAGGCTAGTGCCGAGCTCCGGCTCACGGTGGCCACGCCCATTCAAGTGGAAATCTCACCGAACGTACTCAGCGTTCATATGGGCGGCACCGCGGAGTTCCGGTGCCTGGTCACCAGCAACGGCAGCCCCGTGGGCATGCAGAATATCCTGTGGTACAAGGACGGCCGCCAGCTGCCCTCCTCGGGCCGCGTGGAGGACACGCTGGTGGTGCCACGGGTGAGTCGCGAGAACCGCGGCATGTACCAGTGCGTGGTGCGACGTCCCGAGGGCGATACGTTCCAGGCCACCGCCGAGCTGCAACTGGGAG ATGCGCCGCCCGTGCTCCTCTACAGCTTTATCGAGCAGACCCTGCAGCCAGGACCAGCTGTGAGCCTCAAGTGCTCCGCTGCCGGCAATCCTACGCCGCAAATTTCATGGACACTGGACGGATTTCCGCTGCCATCAAACGGAAG ATTTATGATCGGACAATACATCACCGTGCATGGCGATGTAATTAGTCATGTTAACATAAGCCACGTCATGGTCGAGGATGGTGGCGAGTACGCCTGCAACGCCGAGAATCGCGCAGGACGAGTGCAGCATGCGGCGCgcttgaatatttatg GCCTTCCATACATTCGACTAATACCGAAGGTAACTGCCGTCTCCGGCGAGACATTGAATCTGAAGTGCCCGGTGGCCGGCTATCCCATCGAGGAGATCCACTGGGAGCGTGGAGGACGCGAACTGCCGGATGACATACGTCAACGTGTCCAGCCGGACGGCTCGCTGACCATCAGTCCCGTGCAGAAGAACTCCGATTCCGGCGTCTATACGTGCTGGGCGAGGAACAAGCAGGGTCACAGTGCCCGGCGGAGTGGCGAGGTGACGGTCATAG TGCCGCCGAGCATAGAACCGTTCGCCTTCCAGGAGGGTTTGGCCGAGGGCATGCGGACGAGGACCGTCTGCGGGGTGTCCAGGGGCGATCCGCCGCTGAAGCTCACCTGGCTGAAGGACGGTGATCCGCTGCCCGACCTTTTGGGGGCCAATGTCACCATGCTAGACCAGTACAGCTCCCTGCTGAGCATTCCATCGCTGTCGGCCACGCATTCCGGCGAGTACACGTGCGTGGCCAAGAATCCGGCGGCCGAGATCAAGTATACGGCCCTCTTGCAGGTCAAAG TGCCACCTCGCTGGATCGTCGAGCCCGTGGACGCGAATGTGGAGCGCAATCGCCACATTATGCTGCACTGCCAGGCGCAGGGTGTGCCCACACCCAGCATCGTGTGGAAGAAGGCTACAG GCAGCAAATCGGGAGAGTACGAGGAAGTCCGCGAGCGTCCCTTCACCAAGCTCCTGGGCAATGGctccctgctgctgcagcacgTGAAGGAGGATCGCGAGGGCTTCTATCTGTGCCAGGCCAACAATGGCATCGGCACCGGCATCGGAAAGGTCATCCAGCTGAAAGTGAACT CCTCGCCGTACTTCTCGTCCACGTCGCGCTCCGTGATGGTGAAGAAGGGCGACACGGCGCTGCTTCAATGTGCCGTCAGTGGGGACAAGCCGATTAACATTGTTTGGATGCGCTCGGGCAAGAATACGCTGAATCCGTCAACCAATTACAA GATCTCGGTGAAGCAGGAGGCCACACCGGATGGCGTGTCCGCCGAGCTGCAAATCCGCACCGTGGACGCCACCGACAGTGGTCCGTACTTCTGTCGGGCCAGCAATCTGTATGGCAACGATCAGCAGCTGGTGCAGCTGCAGGTGCAGGAGCCACCACTGCCACCCAGTGTCCTGGAGGCGGCCATGATCAGCAGTCGTTCGGTGAACATCAAGTGGCAGCCCAAAACTCTGGGCACCGGCGATGTGACCAAGTACATCGTGGAGTTCCGCGAGGCAGATC CTTTGTTCGTGGACCAGTGGCAGCAGATCGAGGTCAAGGATCCGCCACACTTCAATGCCATGATCGAGAACCTTAAGCCGGCGACACGTTACGCTTTCCGTGTGATTGCCGAGGGCTCGGCCGGACGCAGTGCGCCCAGTCAGGAGCTGATTGTGCGCACGGAACCACAGCGCCCAGCAGGACCTCCGCTTAGCCTCTCCGCCAGACCTTTGTCCTCCACCGAGCTGCTCATCAGTTGGGTGGCTCCATTGCCGGAGCTGCGACATGGTGACATTCAGGGCTACAATGTGGGCTACAAGCTGTCCAGTTCGGGCAACACGGCATACAACttcacttccgtttccggcgatggcgatggtggcAATGGAGAGCTACTACTCAGCGGACTGGCCAAGTTCGCACGATACACCGTGGTGGTGCAGGCCTTCAATCAGGTTGGGCCAGGACCTCTTTCGGAACCCACCGCAGCTCAAACTATGGAAGATG TTCCTAGTCGGCCGCCAGAGGACGTGCGCTGTGCCGCCTTGTCCTCCCAATCGCTGCAGGTGTCCTGGCAACCACCGCCAATTTACCACACCAATGGACTGCTGCAGGGCTACAAGCTGATATTTGAGCCCATCATCGACGACATTCAGCCCAGCAAGGACGAAGTGGAGTCCAGGAAAACAACCGCACTTACCATGGTGCTGACAGGACTGCGAAAGTACACCAACTACAGCATTCAGGTGTTGGCACACACGCGTATGGGCGATGGCGTGGTATCGAAACCATTGTTTTGCCACAGCGAAGAGGATGTTCCCGAGGCACCGGCTGACATTAAAGTGGTGTCCAGTTCATCGCAATCCCTGTACATCTCTTGGCTGCCACCAAATGAGCCGAACGGCGTGATCACCAAGTACAGTCTATACACACGCGTGGTGAACGGTCGCGAGGAGCTGAACAATGAGAAGCGTAGTCTGCCCTCACAGCAGGCCTACTACGAAGCCAAGGGACTGCATCCGCATATGGAGTATCAGTTCTGGGTGACGGCCAGCACGCGAGTGGGCGAGGGCAAGAGTTCGCGAGTGTCCTCGCAAATAACCACGAATCGCATACCGGCTAGGATTATATCCTTCGGTGGCCCAGTGGTGCGTCCTTGGAGATCCACCGTTACTCTGCCATGCACGGCGGTCGGAAAACCCAAGCGGGAGTGGTTCAAATCGGATGTGGCACTGCGGCAAGGTGGACTGCACAACTCCCAGCTGTTGGACAGTGGCGATCTAATCATCTCCAGCCTGCAACTGGCGGATGGTGGCAACTACAGCTGTCAGGTGGACAACGGCATTGGAACGGATCGACTAACGCACACCCTTATGGTCCAAGTGCCACCTACAGCTCCCGTTCTCTATGTCACGAGTGCCACCTCGAGCAGCATCCTGATGCACTGGAAGTGCGGCTTCACGGGCAATGCACCCATCACCGGCTACACCTTGTTCTATCGGCGTGCCAATGGCAACACGGACGAGATGCAGTTGTCGCGTCATGCCTCCAGTCATGAGCTCAAGGGCCTGATGTGTGGCAGCACGTACCAGATCCATCTGAGTGCCCAGAACAAGGTGGGCACCTCGCCCACCAGCACCATTCTGCACGTGCGCACCCAGGGTCAGTCGCCTGGTCATCCGGCCTCCACCGCCCTTCTGGCCCCCAACTCGACCTCGCTGTTGGTCCGCTTGCACTCCTGGCCGGACAACGGGTGTCCTTTGCTCTACTTCGTCCTGCAGTACCGGGCGGTTACCGAGGATCCGGACGCGGAATGGGTGCTAG TTTCCAATGCCTTGAAGCCACAGCGTCGCATAGTGGTCAACAATCTGCAACCATCGACGCTCTATCAACTCCGCATGGAGGCGCACAATGTGGCTGGCATCTCGCAGGCGGAGTTCAACTTTGTGACCCTGACCAAGGATGGTGATCCACCGCCGCCGGAAATCATGCACCGTGGCCATGGTGGTCAAACCAATGTGATATTCGCCAATATAAACCTGCTCATTCCAACCATTGCGGCGGTATCGGGCATGTTCTGCACCATCATCATGATCATCGTTTGCTACAGACACA TGCTTAAAAATGCACCACCGCTCGCAGAGCAAAGTCAAATTCAAAAGGAATCACTCGAAAATCGAGCAAATTCAGAGGCTGCACAGCGGGAGCGGTATTATGCCACCATTCACAAGGTGTCCATGCAGAACAACGATAAGATTCCAG AAACCTCCGAGGACATCTCGCCGTACGCCACCTTCCAGCTGTCGGAGGCTGGGGGCAACATGTCGCAGCCGCACCATGGCGGACCGGCCAACACGCTGCTCCACTCGTTCATGTACCACGAGCGGGCCCTGGCCGAGGGCTGCTCGTCGCCACCACCAGCCGCG TCCAAGAACCGGAGGCGCCACTCCAGGAAGACGGAGCCGGAGAGTGAGGAGTCGGAATCGGACCAGGACCAGCTCACCTCCAGTCGCACCGAGTCCTCCAACCAGCACGAGGGCAAGATCAAGCACA aCTCTAGACTAATACAACACTTTCCAAACCACAATATCTCGATAACATATCTGTAG
- the LOC6533279 gene encoding Down syndrome cell adhesion molecule-like protein Dscam2 isoform X10 has product MWISSRFYVILLLLNLDATCSEPFEAHLRGPGFVMEPPGRVEFSNSSGGWLDCSASGSPQPTVDWVHADGSAVTEIHGVRRVLRNGTLVLMPFAAAAYHQDVHNTIYRCIASNSVGRIVSRDVQVRAVVAQAYKVDVEVLSAARGCTAILRCVVPTFVKELVRVVSWVHEPAIYIYPSLQGDGKFHLLPTGELLIHNLQESDESQSFRCRSMHRLTRQVVVSSPTRLRINSHRGIISPSVVEHTAHVQVSQDEGAVLLCVAQGCPSPEYSWFTHNGAGPLPVLSGPRVRLLGPILAIEAVTGEDSGVYKCTAGNVGGEASAELRLTVATPIQVEISPNVLSVHMGGTAEFRCLVTSNGSPVGMQNILWYKDGRQLPSSGRVEDTLVVPRVSRENRGMYQCVVRRPEGDTFQATAELQLGDAPPVLLYSFIEQTLQPGPAVSLKCSAAGNPTPQISWTLDGFPLPSNGRFMIGQYITVHGDVISHVNISHVMVEDGGEYACNAENRAGRVQHAARLNIYGLPYIRLIPKVTAVSGETLNLKCPVAGYPIEEIHWERGGRELPDDIRQRVQPDGSLTISPVQKNSDSGVYTCWARNKQGHSARRSGEVTVIVPPKLSPFQTNILQLNMGDRASLTCSVVKGDLPLTINWRKDGRPIDPTQHMSVKQVDQYNSILVIENLGSDHTGNYSCVVRNSAAEVENSQALLVNVPPRWIVEPVDANVERNRHIMLHCQAQGVPTPSIVWKKATGSKSGEYEEVRERPFTKLLGNGSLLLQHVKEDREGFYLCQANNGIGTGIGKVIQLKVNSSPYFSSTSRSVMVKKGDTALLQCAVSGDKPINIVWMRSGKNTLNPSTNYKISVKQEATPDGVSAELQIRTVDATDSGPYFCRASNLYGNDQQLVQLQVQEPPLPPSVLEAAMISSRSVNIKWQPKTLGTGDVTKYIVEFREADPLFVDQWQQIEVKDPPHFNAMIENLKPATRYAFRVIAEGSAGRSAPSQELIVRTEPQRPAGPPLSLSARPLSSTELLISWVAPLPELRHGDIQGYNVGYKLSSSGNTAYNFTSVSGDGDGGNGELLLSGLAKFARYTVVVQAFNQVGPGPLSEPTAAQTMEDVPSRPPEDVRCAALSSQSLQVSWQPPPIYHTNGLLQGYKLIFEPIIDDIQPSKDEVESRKTTALTMVLTGLRKYTNYSIQVLAHTRMGDGVVSKPLFCHSEEDVPEAPADIKVVSSSSQSLYISWLPPNEPNGVITKYSLYTRVVNGREELNNEKRSLPSQQAYYEAKGLHPHMEYQFWVTASTRVGEGKSSRVSSQITTNRIPARIISFGGPVVRPWRSTVTLPCTAVGKPKREWFKSDVALRQGGLHNSQLLDSGDLIISSLQLADGGNYSCQVDNGIGTDRLTHTLMVQVPPTAPVLYVTSATSSSILMHWKCGFTGNAPITGYTLFYRRANGNTDEMQLSRHASSHELKGLMCGSTYQIHLSAQNKVGTSPTSTILHVRTQGQSPGHPASTALLAPNSTSLLVRLHSWPDNGCPLLYFVLQYRAVTEDPDAEWVLVSNALKPQRRIVVNNLQPSTLYQLRMEAHNVAGISQAEFNFVTLTKDGDPPPPEIMHRGHGGQTNVIFANINLLIPTIAAVSGMFCTIIMIIVCYRHMLKNAPPLAEQSQIQKESLENRANSEAAQRERYYATIHKVSMQNNDKIPETSEDISPYATFQLSEAGGNMSQPHHGGPANTLLHSFMYHERALAEGCSSPPPAASKNRRRHSRKTEPESEESESDQDQLTSSRTESSNQHEGKIKHNSRLIQHFPNHNISITYL; this is encoded by the exons ATGCCACCTGCAGTGAACCGTTCGAAGCCCACCTGCGCGGTCCCGGATTCGTGATGGAGCCACCTGGTCGGGTGGAGTTCTCGAACTCCTCCGGCGGCTGGCTGGACTGCTCGGCCTCCGGAAGTCCGCAGCCGACGGTCGACTGGGTGCACGCGGATGGTTCGGCGGTGACCGAGATCCATGGGGTGCGACGTGTCCTGCGGAACGGGACGCTCGTCCTGATGCCGttcgccgccgccgcctaCCACCAGGATGTGCACAACACGATCTATCGCTGCATTGCCAGCAATTCGGTGGGTCGCATCGTCTCGCGGGACGTGCAAGTGAGGGCGG TTGTGGCCCAGGCCTACAAGGTGGACGTGGAGGTGCTGTCTGCCGCGCGGGGATGCACCGCCATTCTGCGCTGCGTGGTGCCCACGTTCGTCAAGGAATTGGTACGAGTGGTCTCGTGGGTTCATGAACCCGCTATCTACATCTATCCCTCGTTGCAAGGCG ATGGCAAATTCCACTTGCTGCCCACCGGCGAGCTGCTCATCCACAATCTGCAGGAGAGCGATGAGTCGCAGTCCTTCCGCTGCCGCAGCATGCACCGCCTCACCCGCCAGGTGGTCGTCAGTTCACCCACCCGACTGCGTATTAATT CGCATCGCGGCATCATTTCGCCCAGCGTGGTGGAGCACACGGCTCATGTGCAGGTGTCGCAGGACGAGGGCGCGGTGCTCCTGTGCGTCGCTCAGGGCTGTCCTTCGCCCGAATACAG CTGGTTCACCCACAATGGAGCCGGACCCCTGCCCGTACTAAGTGGTCCTCGTGTCCGACTGCTCGGTCCCATTCTGGCCATTGAGGCCGTGACTGGCGAGGATTCCGGCGTCTACAAGTGCACGGCCGGCAATGTGGGCGGCGAGGCTAGTGCCGAGCTCCGGCTCACGGTGGCCACGCCCATTCAAGTGGAAATCTCACCGAACGTACTCAGCGTTCATATGGGCGGCACCGCGGAGTTCCGGTGCCTGGTCACCAGCAACGGCAGCCCCGTGGGCATGCAGAATATCCTGTGGTACAAGGACGGCCGCCAGCTGCCCTCCTCGGGCCGCGTGGAGGACACGCTGGTGGTGCCACGGGTGAGTCGCGAGAACCGCGGCATGTACCAGTGCGTGGTGCGACGTCCCGAGGGCGATACGTTCCAGGCCACCGCCGAGCTGCAACTGGGAG ATGCGCCGCCCGTGCTCCTCTACAGCTTTATCGAGCAGACCCTGCAGCCAGGACCAGCTGTGAGCCTCAAGTGCTCCGCTGCCGGCAATCCTACGCCGCAAATTTCATGGACACTGGACGGATTTCCGCTGCCATCAAACGGAAG ATTTATGATCGGACAATACATCACCGTGCATGGCGATGTAATTAGTCATGTTAACATAAGCCACGTCATGGTCGAGGATGGTGGCGAGTACGCCTGCAACGCCGAGAATCGCGCAGGACGAGTGCAGCATGCGGCGCgcttgaatatttatg GCCTTCCATACATTCGACTAATACCGAAGGTAACTGCCGTCTCCGGCGAGACATTGAATCTGAAGTGCCCGGTGGCCGGCTATCCCATCGAGGAGATCCACTGGGAGCGTGGAGGACGCGAACTGCCGGATGACATACGTCAACGTGTCCAGCCGGACGGCTCGCTGACCATCAGTCCCGTGCAGAAGAACTCCGATTCCGGCGTCTATACGTGCTGGGCGAGGAACAAGCAGGGTCACAGTGCCCGGCGGAGTGGCGAGGTGACGGTCATAG TGCCGCCGAAGCTCAGTCCCTTCCAAACCAACATCCTGCAGCTGAACATGGGCGATCGGGCCTCGCTCACCTGCTCGGTGGTGAAGGGCGATCTCCCGCTGACCATCAACTGGCGCAAGGATGGCCGACCCATCGATCCCACCCAGCACATGTCCGTGAAGCAGGTGGACCAGTACAACAGCATCCTGGTGATCGAGAATCTGGGCAGTGATCACACGGGGAACTACTCCTGTGTGGTGCGCAATTCCGCCGCCGAGGTGGAGAACTCACAGGCCCTGCTGGTCAATG TGCCACCTCGCTGGATCGTCGAGCCCGTGGACGCGAATGTGGAGCGCAATCGCCACATTATGCTGCACTGCCAGGCGCAGGGTGTGCCCACACCCAGCATCGTGTGGAAGAAGGCTACAG GCAGCAAATCGGGAGAGTACGAGGAAGTCCGCGAGCGTCCCTTCACCAAGCTCCTGGGCAATGGctccctgctgctgcagcacgTGAAGGAGGATCGCGAGGGCTTCTATCTGTGCCAGGCCAACAATGGCATCGGCACCGGCATCGGAAAGGTCATCCAGCTGAAAGTGAACT CCTCGCCGTACTTCTCGTCCACGTCGCGCTCCGTGATGGTGAAGAAGGGCGACACGGCGCTGCTTCAATGTGCCGTCAGTGGGGACAAGCCGATTAACATTGTTTGGATGCGCTCGGGCAAGAATACGCTGAATCCGTCAACCAATTACAA GATCTCGGTGAAGCAGGAGGCCACACCGGATGGCGTGTCCGCCGAGCTGCAAATCCGCACCGTGGACGCCACCGACAGTGGTCCGTACTTCTGTCGGGCCAGCAATCTGTATGGCAACGATCAGCAGCTGGTGCAGCTGCAGGTGCAGGAGCCACCACTGCCACCCAGTGTCCTGGAGGCGGCCATGATCAGCAGTCGTTCGGTGAACATCAAGTGGCAGCCCAAAACTCTGGGCACCGGCGATGTGACCAAGTACATCGTGGAGTTCCGCGAGGCAGATC CTTTGTTCGTGGACCAGTGGCAGCAGATCGAGGTCAAGGATCCGCCACACTTCAATGCCATGATCGAGAACCTTAAGCCGGCGACACGTTACGCTTTCCGTGTGATTGCCGAGGGCTCGGCCGGACGCAGTGCGCCCAGTCAGGAGCTGATTGTGCGCACGGAACCACAGCGCCCAGCAGGACCTCCGCTTAGCCTCTCCGCCAGACCTTTGTCCTCCACCGAGCTGCTCATCAGTTGGGTGGCTCCATTGCCGGAGCTGCGACATGGTGACATTCAGGGCTACAATGTGGGCTACAAGCTGTCCAGTTCGGGCAACACGGCATACAACttcacttccgtttccggcgatggcgatggtggcAATGGAGAGCTACTACTCAGCGGACTGGCCAAGTTCGCACGATACACCGTGGTGGTGCAGGCCTTCAATCAGGTTGGGCCAGGACCTCTTTCGGAACCCACCGCAGCTCAAACTATGGAAGATG TTCCTAGTCGGCCGCCAGAGGACGTGCGCTGTGCCGCCTTGTCCTCCCAATCGCTGCAGGTGTCCTGGCAACCACCGCCAATTTACCACACCAATGGACTGCTGCAGGGCTACAAGCTGATATTTGAGCCCATCATCGACGACATTCAGCCCAGCAAGGACGAAGTGGAGTCCAGGAAAACAACCGCACTTACCATGGTGCTGACAGGACTGCGAAAGTACACCAACTACAGCATTCAGGTGTTGGCACACACGCGTATGGGCGATGGCGTGGTATCGAAACCATTGTTTTGCCACAGCGAAGAGGATGTTCCCGAGGCACCGGCTGACATTAAAGTGGTGTCCAGTTCATCGCAATCCCTGTACATCTCTTGGCTGCCACCAAATGAGCCGAACGGCGTGATCACCAAGTACAGTCTATACACACGCGTGGTGAACGGTCGCGAGGAGCTGAACAATGAGAAGCGTAGTCTGCCCTCACAGCAGGCCTACTACGAAGCCAAGGGACTGCATCCGCATATGGAGTATCAGTTCTGGGTGACGGCCAGCACGCGAGTGGGCGAGGGCAAGAGTTCGCGAGTGTCCTCGCAAATAACCACGAATCGCATACCGGCTAGGATTATATCCTTCGGTGGCCCAGTGGTGCGTCCTTGGAGATCCACCGTTACTCTGCCATGCACGGCGGTCGGAAAACCCAAGCGGGAGTGGTTCAAATCGGATGTGGCACTGCGGCAAGGTGGACTGCACAACTCCCAGCTGTTGGACAGTGGCGATCTAATCATCTCCAGCCTGCAACTGGCGGATGGTGGCAACTACAGCTGTCAGGTGGACAACGGCATTGGAACGGATCGACTAACGCACACCCTTATGGTCCAAGTGCCACCTACAGCTCCCGTTCTCTATGTCACGAGTGCCACCTCGAGCAGCATCCTGATGCACTGGAAGTGCGGCTTCACGGGCAATGCACCCATCACCGGCTACACCTTGTTCTATCGGCGTGCCAATGGCAACACGGACGAGATGCAGTTGTCGCGTCATGCCTCCAGTCATGAGCTCAAGGGCCTGATGTGTGGCAGCACGTACCAGATCCATCTGAGTGCCCAGAACAAGGTGGGCACCTCGCCCACCAGCACCATTCTGCACGTGCGCACCCAGGGTCAGTCGCCTGGTCATCCGGCCTCCACCGCCCTTCTGGCCCCCAACTCGACCTCGCTGTTGGTCCGCTTGCACTCCTGGCCGGACAACGGGTGTCCTTTGCTCTACTTCGTCCTGCAGTACCGGGCGGTTACCGAGGATCCGGACGCGGAATGGGTGCTAG TTTCCAATGCCTTGAAGCCACAGCGTCGCATAGTGGTCAACAATCTGCAACCATCGACGCTCTATCAACTCCGCATGGAGGCGCACAATGTGGCTGGCATCTCGCAGGCGGAGTTCAACTTTGTGACCCTGACCAAGGATGGTGATCCACCGCCGCCGGAAATCATGCACCGTGGCCATGGTGGTCAAACCAATGTGATATTCGCCAATATAAACCTGCTCATTCCAACCATTGCGGCGGTATCGGGCATGTTCTGCACCATCATCATGATCATCGTTTGCTACAGACACA TGCTTAAAAATGCACCACCGCTCGCAGAGCAAAGTCAAATTCAAAAGGAATCACTCGAAAATCGAGCAAATTCAGAGGCTGCACAGCGGGAGCGGTATTATGCCACCATTCACAAGGTGTCCATGCAGAACAACGATAAGATTCCAG AAACCTCCGAGGACATCTCGCCGTACGCCACCTTCCAGCTGTCGGAGGCTGGGGGCAACATGTCGCAGCCGCACCATGGCGGACCGGCCAACACGCTGCTCCACTCGTTCATGTACCACGAGCGGGCCCTGGCCGAGGGCTGCTCGTCGCCACCACCAGCCGCG TCCAAGAACCGGAGGCGCCACTCCAGGAAGACGGAGCCGGAGAGTGAGGAGTCGGAATCGGACCAGGACCAGCTCACCTCCAGTCGCACCGAGTCCTCCAACCAGCACGAGGGCAAGATCAAGCACA aCTCTAGACTAATACAACACTTTCCAAACCACAATATCTCGATAACATATCTGTAG